Proteins found in one Proteiniborus sp. DW1 genomic segment:
- a CDS encoding DUF169 domain-containing protein: protein MDIKSSVELIESYLDLDRKPVGVKFFFNKDEFDNFEVLQKDRKVTYCNSVQLASRGQAMKLTKANQACPNGAFALHFTEVPEPIANGKGRFSKHIYKDVETSKSINDDMLFIKEQLAGIAVMPLEDYTEEPDVVIVVGSSYNVMRIIQGHGYFNGYTNNLRTVGLQAVCQDLTTYPYNTQDINISLLCPGTRLVANWQANEIGIGIPFAKWYEVVQGVIETTNPFERDKNKKGIVERLKARGLDASGIIFGQNYDDGSYSGGKIEIEELGK from the coding sequence ATGGATATTAAAAGCAGTGTGGAATTAATCGAATCATATTTAGATTTAGACCGTAAACCAGTAGGAGTTAAGTTTTTCTTTAATAAAGATGAATTTGATAACTTTGAAGTTCTTCAAAAAGATCGTAAAGTTACGTATTGTAACTCTGTACAACTTGCTAGTAGGGGACAAGCTATGAAATTAACAAAAGCAAATCAAGCATGCCCAAATGGAGCCTTTGCATTACATTTTACAGAAGTTCCAGAACCAATTGCTAATGGAAAAGGTAGATTCAGCAAACATATTTACAAAGATGTGGAAACATCAAAAAGTATTAATGATGATATGCTTTTCATAAAAGAGCAACTTGCAGGAATTGCAGTTATGCCTCTTGAAGACTATACTGAAGAACCAGATGTTGTAATTGTAGTAGGTAGTTCCTATAATGTAATGAGAATAATTCAAGGACATGGATACTTTAATGGCTATACAAATAACTTGAGAACTGTTGGACTACAAGCTGTATGTCAAGACTTAACAACATACCCTTACAATACTCAGGATATCAATATCTCTTTATTATGTCCGGGAACTCGATTAGTTGCTAATTGGCAAGCTAATGAAATAGGAATTGGTATTCCTTTTGCTAAATGGTACGAAGTTGTACAGGGTGTTATTGAAACAACTAATCCTTTTGAAAGAGATAAAAATAAAAAAGGTATCGTAGAAAGATTAAAGGCCCGTGGATTAGATGCTAGCGGAATCATATTCGGTCAAAACTATGATGATGGGTCATATAGCGGTGGAAAAATAGAAATTGAAGAATTAGGTAAATAA